A genomic region of Catalinimonas niigatensis contains the following coding sequences:
- the rfbF gene encoding glucose-1-phosphate cytidylyltransferase — protein MKVLILAGGFGTRLSEETHLIPKPMVEIGGRPMLWHIMKIYSTYGFNDFIILLGYKGYVIKEYFANYFLHENDVTIDIANNKIETHSQNNVEPWKVTLVNTGINTMTGGRLKRALPYLNDGQPFMFTYGDGVCNVDIQALVSFHKQHDKLITMTAVQPEGRFGAMKIGDDMAVNSFEEKPEGEGGWINGGFFVCQPKVLDYIKGDETMFEREPLNMLVRDRQLVAYKHKDFWQCMDTLRDKRMLESMWEEENPRWKIW, from the coding sequence ATGAAAGTACTCATACTGGCAGGAGGATTTGGCACACGCCTGAGCGAAGAAACCCATCTCATCCCAAAACCTATGGTGGAGATTGGCGGACGTCCTATGCTGTGGCATATCATGAAAATTTATTCTACCTATGGGTTTAATGATTTTATCATCCTCTTGGGTTACAAAGGCTATGTCATTAAAGAATATTTTGCTAATTATTTTTTACATGAGAATGATGTGACCATTGACATTGCCAACAATAAAATTGAAACCCATAGCCAAAATAATGTGGAACCCTGGAAGGTAACACTGGTCAATACAGGCATTAATACCATGACAGGTGGCAGGCTAAAGCGGGCACTCCCTTATCTAAATGATGGACAACCTTTTATGTTTACTTACGGTGATGGTGTCTGCAATGTAGATATCCAAGCGCTGGTAAGTTTTCATAAACAACATGATAAGCTGATTACCATGACGGCAGTGCAGCCGGAAGGACGCTTTGGAGCCATGAAAATAGGTGATGATATGGCGGTAAATAGTTTTGAAGAGAAACCTGAGGGAGAAGGCGGCTGGATCAATGGCGGCTTCTTTGTATGCCAACCTAAAGTATTGGACTACATCAAAGGGGATGAAACCATGTTTGAAAGAGAACCTTTAAACATGCTGGTGCGTGACAGACAATTGGTAGCCTATAAGCATAAAGACTTCTGGCAATGCATGGATACCCTTAGGGATAAGCGAATGCTGGAAAGCATGTGGGAAGAGGAAAATCCTCGCTGGAAAATCTGGTAA
- a CDS encoding NAD-dependent epimerase/dehydratase family protein: MSKNLLITGGLGNLGSWLTDYFCRYTDMKVYVLASQQRPILQDLDFTFIACDIADTSSCQQALSKYTFDVVIHTASVNDFFKENFAYDALIVNALGTRNLLNYFKDKNLENFIYFSTFQVYGQRSGLITEETPAEPKNDYGSTHLFAEYYVKQFHSTHKVPYTIFRLTNSYGCPKDHDSSKWYLVLNDLSRMAATEGQIVLKSNGQATRDFIWMGDVCKIVHEALKRPAPHDTFNIAGEQTYTMLYVAQQVQEAYREMYGKALLIKINEEDKSAYPDDLQVSAKKLQSCYEYELQVRFKEEAKNIFKMLNQS, translated from the coding sequence ATGAGTAAAAACCTATTAATCACCGGAGGACTGGGAAATCTGGGCAGTTGGCTGACTGACTATTTTTGCCGCTATACAGATATGAAGGTATATGTGCTGGCCAGCCAGCAAAGACCGATCCTTCAGGATTTGGATTTCACTTTCATTGCCTGTGATATTGCGGACACATCCTCCTGCCAGCAAGCTTTGAGTAAATATACTTTTGATGTGGTAATCCATACTGCCAGCGTCAATGATTTTTTTAAGGAGAACTTTGCCTACGATGCACTGATTGTCAATGCACTGGGTACCAGAAACCTGCTGAATTATTTCAAAGATAAGAATCTTGAAAATTTTATTTACTTCTCCACTTTTCAGGTCTATGGGCAAAGAAGCGGACTAATTACGGAGGAAACCCCTGCCGAACCAAAGAACGATTACGGCAGCACCCATCTTTTTGCAGAATATTATGTCAAGCAATTCCATAGTACGCATAAAGTACCTTACACCATATTCAGGCTGACCAATAGTTATGGTTGCCCTAAGGATCATGATTCATCCAAATGGTATCTTGTGCTGAATGATCTGTCCCGCATGGCTGCGACCGAAGGTCAGATTGTACTTAAATCCAATGGGCAGGCGACCCGGGATTTTATCTGGATGGGAGATGTATGTAAGATCGTACACGAAGCTCTTAAACGCCCTGCCCCTCATGACACCTTCAATATTGCTGGTGAACAGACCTACACCATGCTGTATGTAGCACAGCAGGTACAGGAGGCTTATCGGGAAATGTATGGGAAAGCTTTACTGATCAAAATCAACGAAGAAGACAAATCTGCCTATCCTGATGACTTGCAGGTAAGTGCAAAAAAGCTACAAAGCTGTTACGAATATGAGTTGCAGGTTCGTTTCAAGGAAGAGGCGAAAAATATCTTTAAAATGTTAAATCAATCTTAA
- a CDS encoding NAD-dependent epimerase/dehydratase family protein, translating to MKIFVTGHNGYIGAHLVGLLKAKGHEVTACDINLYEDCAWEAYEKPDHELIKDVRNVSENDLKGHNAVMHLAALSNDPMGDIDPELTYQINLEGSVRLAELAKKAGVTRFLFASSCSIYGKGAKLDMDENDPVNPLTAYAKSKIESEKRISAMADEHFSPVFLRNATAYGYSPMLRIDLVVNNLLACAVSKGNIAIKSDGSPWRPLIHCKDIAHAFIALAEAPREKMHNRIINIGANTENYQVRDVADQVQQLLPEAEIVYTGEVGEDPRNYKVNFDLLYSLLPDFELEYNLQKGMQELYNKLVEHQFSAADFDGDQFVRLRTLAKRLDLIQ from the coding sequence ATGAAAATTTTTGTTACCGGACACAACGGATACATCGGAGCCCATCTGGTAGGCTTACTGAAAGCCAAAGGACATGAAGTAACCGCTTGTGATATCAATCTCTACGAAGACTGTGCCTGGGAAGCCTACGAAAAACCAGACCATGAGTTGATCAAAGATGTGCGGAATGTCAGTGAAAACGATTTGAAGGGGCATAATGCAGTCATGCATCTGGCAGCGCTCTCCAATGACCCTATGGGCGACATTGATCCTGAGCTTACTTATCAGATCAACCTGGAGGGAAGTGTTCGGCTGGCCGAATTAGCAAAAAAAGCCGGAGTGACCCGTTTTCTCTTTGCCAGTAGTTGTTCTATCTATGGAAAAGGAGCCAAACTGGATATGGACGAAAATGATCCGGTCAATCCCCTGACGGCTTATGCCAAATCCAAAATTGAGTCAGAAAAACGGATCAGTGCTATGGCTGATGAGCATTTTTCACCAGTATTTCTGCGCAATGCTACCGCTTATGGCTATTCGCCCATGCTGCGCATTGATCTGGTAGTCAATAATTTATTGGCCTGTGCTGTTTCCAAAGGAAATATTGCCATCAAAAGCGATGGATCACCTTGGCGACCGCTGATCCACTGCAAAGACATTGCGCATGCATTTATTGCGCTGGCAGAAGCACCCAGAGAAAAAATGCATAACCGTATCATCAATATCGGAGCCAATACTGAAAACTATCAGGTGCGCGATGTGGCCGACCAGGTGCAACAACTGCTGCCGGAGGCTGAAATTGTCTACACCGGAGAGGTAGGTGAAGATCCAAGAAACTATAAAGTGAATTTTGACCTCCTTTACTCACTCTTACCTGATTTTGAGTTAGAATATAATCTGCAAAAAGGTATGCAGGAACTTTACAATAAGTTGGTTGAGCACCAATTTTCAGCGGCTGATTTTGACGGTGATCAGTTTGTCAGGCTCAGAACCTTGGCCAAACGGCTGGATTTGATTCAGTAG
- the rfbC gene encoding dTDP-4-dehydrorhamnose 3,5-epimerase, translating into MIFTETKLAGAYIIDLKKIEDERGFFSRAFCANEYREHGLNPNVAQANLSRSEEKYTLRGFHYQVEGAEEAKTVRCIKGKILDVIIDLRKDSPTYCQHIAVELSEENHRALYVPEHFAHSFITLEAHSEVYYLVSNFYAPGKERGIRWNDPSFNIEWPTQHPIVSEKDQKHPDFQR; encoded by the coding sequence ATGATTTTTACAGAAACCAAACTGGCAGGAGCTTATATCATTGATCTCAAAAAGATAGAAGATGAAAGAGGTTTCTTTTCCAGGGCTTTTTGTGCCAATGAATATAGAGAGCATGGCCTTAATCCCAACGTTGCACAAGCCAATTTATCCCGATCAGAAGAAAAATATACCTTGAGAGGTTTTCATTATCAGGTAGAAGGGGCTGAAGAAGCTAAGACAGTAAGGTGTATCAAAGGTAAAATTCTGGATGTCATCATAGACCTGCGCAAAGACTCGCCTACTTACTGCCAGCACATTGCCGTAGAGCTTTCTGAAGAAAATCACAGGGCACTATACGTACCAGAGCACTTTGCTCATTCATTTATCACACTGGAAGCACATTCTGAAGTGTACTATCTGGTGTCTAATTTTTATGCCCCTGGCAAAGAAAGAGGTATTCGCTGGAATGATCCCAGCTTTAATATTGAGTGGCCTACTCAGCATCCGATAGTTTCTGAGAAAGATCAGAAGCATCCTGATTTTCAGCGATAA
- a CDS encoding DUF4142 domain-containing protein, translated as MKKTIFVYIFSSFLVIFMLSACDNATNTNEASQAEEAQADSIIVEDADEEVAAEPVDLVLLAYMNNRLQYHMGALAINATNSESVRDLAQSIVDAEEEMRIKLEELAQATNTNLPEAIGVDQKMKIDSIDSLPQEQFDEAYVTKVIDEYKENTERLNELITKGDNPITAGVVADIKDMQEEQMRKAESLLEELS; from the coding sequence ATGAAAAAGACAATATTTGTTTATATTTTCAGCTCCTTTTTAGTAATTTTCATGCTTAGTGCTTGTGATAATGCTACAAATACAAACGAGGCAAGCCAGGCGGAAGAAGCACAGGCTGATTCAATTATTGTAGAAGATGCTGATGAAGAAGTGGCAGCTGAACCGGTTGATTTGGTCTTGTTAGCTTATATGAATAACCGGCTACAATATCATATGGGAGCGCTCGCTATCAATGCTACAAATTCAGAATCTGTACGTGATTTAGCACAGTCAATTGTAGATGCAGAGGAAGAGATGAGAATAAAACTGGAAGAGCTGGCACAAGCTACCAACACTAATTTACCGGAAGCTATTGGTGTGGATCAGAAAATGAAAATTGACAGTATAGATAGCCTGCCACAAGAGCAATTTGACGAAGCTTATGTGACAAAAGTTATTGATGAGTACAAGGAAAATACCGAACGCTTAAATGAGCTTATAACAAAAGGGGATAACCCTATTACCGCTGGTGTAGTGGCGGATATCAAAGATATGCAAGAGGAACAGATGCGTAAAGCAGAATCCTTATTAGAAGAACTAAGTTAA
- a CDS encoding glycosyltransferase — MFFSLIIPVFNRPEDMQVVLQGLSQQTYAHFEVIVVESGSEIKSDQVVASFENRLDIRYYLRGNDGQGFSRNYGLEKAKGDYLIILDSDIIIPQHYLQSVYDHLQSNFLDAYGGPDKAHSSFTAVQKAADFALTSYLTTAGTRGRRKTAGTYYPRSFNMGMSREVYKKTGGYALPNCGEDIELSIRIQKLGFKTGLIPDAYVYHKRKQTVSSFFKQMVWFGKSRINLYRIYPESFKLIHILPLLAYAYLLIMLVLLLLNPSWSLLMLSALIVYALLVFTESFVRYQSLKVACLSILMAASVFLGYGYGLIKYFFLQKGPYTPVPINTQSISGNI; from the coding sequence ATGTTTTTTTCCCTCATCATCCCGGTCTTTAATCGGCCGGAAGATATGCAGGTGGTACTGCAAGGATTAAGCCAGCAAACCTACGCTCATTTTGAAGTCATCGTGGTAGAAAGCGGGTCGGAAATCAAATCCGATCAGGTAGTGGCTTCTTTTGAGAATCGCCTGGATATCCGTTACTATCTCAGAGGGAATGATGGGCAGGGTTTTTCGCGTAATTACGGTTTAGAGAAAGCAAAAGGTGATTATCTGATTATTCTGGATTCTGACATCATCATTCCCCAGCACTATCTTCAAAGTGTTTATGATCATTTACAAAGTAATTTTTTAGATGCTTATGGAGGGCCTGACAAAGCCCATTCCTCTTTTACAGCCGTACAAAAAGCGGCGGATTTTGCCCTTACTTCTTATCTGACCACCGCGGGTACCAGAGGCAGAAGGAAAACAGCAGGAACTTACTATCCACGGAGTTTCAACATGGGTATGTCACGTGAGGTATATAAAAAAACGGGAGGCTATGCGCTTCCCAACTGTGGAGAAGATATAGAATTGAGTATCCGTATTCAGAAATTAGGCTTCAAGACTGGCTTGATCCCTGATGCTTATGTGTACCACAAGCGCAAGCAGACTGTTAGTAGTTTTTTCAAACAAATGGTTTGGTTTGGAAAGTCACGCATCAACCTTTACCGTATTTATCCCGAAAGTTTTAAGTTAATTCATATCCTTCCTTTACTTGCTTATGCCTATTTGCTTATCATGCTGGTTCTATTGCTTTTGAACCCTAGTTGGAGCTTGTTGATGTTGTCTGCATTAATAGTTTATGCTTTGTTGGTTTTTACAGAATCATTTGTGCGTTACCAATCCCTGAAAGTGGCTTGTCTAAGCATTTTGATGGCAGCCAGTGTTTTTCTAGGTTATGGTTACGGCCTGATCAAATATTTTTTCCTGCAAAAGGGGCCTTATACCCCGGTTCCAATCAATACCCAATCAATTAGCGGGAACATTTAG
- a CDS encoding glycosyltransferase family 2 protein, whose amino-acid sequence MEFTQRKDISVVIPLLNEEESLPELCRWIKEVMLKHDFRYEILLIDDGSRDRSWEVIMEIAKENPNVEGIRFNRNYGKSAALHTGFEEAKGEVVITMDADLQDSPDEIPELYRLIKKEGYDLISGWKKERHDPISKTIPSLFFNFVTRKISGIKLHDFNCGLKSYDVQVVKNLELYGEMHRYIPMLAKRHGFDRIGEKVVEHRARKYGNSKFGLERFIFGFLDLLSISFVSKFKKRPMHFFGTMGTLSFFFGIIVALGLIIDKVYKLQYQLYAREVTDQPLFFLALVAVIVGVQLFMAGFVAEMITMNTGKKNDYIISEKISYPRNKVF is encoded by the coding sequence ATGGAATTTACGCAGCGGAAAGATATTTCAGTAGTTATCCCTCTTCTTAACGAAGAAGAGTCGCTTCCTGAATTATGTCGTTGGATCAAAGAAGTTATGCTCAAACATGATTTTAGGTATGAAATTCTGCTGATTGATGATGGCAGCCGTGACCGCTCCTGGGAAGTGATCATGGAAATAGCCAAAGAAAATCCCAATGTGGAAGGTATTCGTTTTAACCGGAATTATGGAAAATCTGCGGCGCTGCATACCGGTTTTGAAGAAGCCAAAGGGGAAGTAGTGATTACCATGGACGCCGACCTACAGGATAGCCCCGATGAAATACCTGAGCTTTACCGCCTGATCAAAAAAGAAGGCTATGACCTGATTTCAGGTTGGAAGAAGGAACGCCATGATCCGATCAGTAAAACGATCCCTTCTCTTTTTTTCAACTTTGTAACCAGAAAAATATCAGGAATCAAGTTGCATGACTTTAACTGTGGACTGAAATCTTATGATGTGCAAGTTGTCAAAAACCTGGAACTCTATGGTGAGATGCACCGCTACATTCCCATGCTTGCCAAGCGCCACGGTTTTGACCGCATAGGAGAGAAGGTAGTAGAACACCGGGCACGTAAGTACGGCAATTCTAAATTTGGTCTGGAAAGGTTTATTTTTGGTTTTCTGGACCTTCTTTCCATCTCTTTTGTCTCAAAATTCAAGAAAAGACCTATGCACTTTTTTGGAACGATGGGTACACTGAGCTTTTTTTTCGGGATTATAGTAGCTTTGGGTTTGATCATAGATAAAGTCTACAAGCTTCAGTACCAGTTGTATGCACGCGAAGTAACTGACCAGCCTTTGTTCTTTTTAGCTTTGGTAGCAGTAATTGTAGGTGTACAGCTTTTTATGGCAGGTTTTGTGGCCGAAATGATCACCATGAATACTGGTAAAAAGAACGATTATATCATTTCTGAAAAAATAAGTTATCCGCGCAATAAAGTATTCTGA
- a CDS encoding DUF4199 domain-containing protein: MNHDLKYGLILGIFSIVVSAAIILIDYTLLASAWWIGFLNFGITIGILLYAGYQLRAENDGILVFKDAFMSTWLIIVIAGALSTLYSIVQYHLLTPELPAQIQESIINQSASMMERFGADDQTIDEMVAELESDNSFSVNNLLLSFLYTSILGGAVLAMIIGLIVKKKPATDFR, translated from the coding sequence ATGAATCACGATCTTAAATACGGGTTGATACTAGGTATATTTAGTATTGTTGTTTCTGCAGCTATCATTCTGATAGACTATACCCTCCTGGCCAGTGCCTGGTGGATAGGGTTTCTGAATTTTGGGATCACCATTGGTATATTGCTATATGCCGGGTATCAACTGCGTGCAGAAAACGATGGAATTTTAGTATTCAAGGATGCTTTTATGTCTACCTGGCTGATCATTGTGATTGCCGGAGCTTTATCTACGCTATATAGTATTGTGCAATATCACCTGCTGACTCCCGAACTTCCTGCTCAAATACAAGAGTCCATCATCAATCAATCAGCTTCCATGATGGAAAGGTTTGGGGCAGATGATCAAACCATAGATGAGATGGTAGCAGAATTAGAGTCAGATAATTCATTTAGTGTGAATAATCTCCTGCTAAGTTTTCTTTACACCAGTATACTTGGAGGAGCAGTGCTAGCTATGATTATCGGACTTATTGTAAAAAAGAAACCAGCAACAGATTTTAGATAA
- a CDS encoding DUF4199 domain-containing protein — MVPFKYGVVGGVLSIILFFVVYLLGENPLVPNHLDFFVNSIILLVFIIFSIREFRISYNSNILHFLQGITIGILTVIIIGLITSISMYVYLTYFNYDLLNSYKEIMDEQLRTNKETYIEQFDENIFNMLIVENQRISPIKLAQNEFLKKKLLVGFFVTIIVSVIMRRSPVVINK; from the coding sequence TTGGTACCTTTCAAATATGGAGTGGTAGGAGGAGTTTTATCCATTATCTTGTTTTTTGTAGTTTACTTGCTTGGAGAGAATCCTCTTGTACCAAACCACTTAGATTTTTTTGTAAACTCAATCATCTTGCTGGTTTTTATCATATTTAGCATAAGAGAATTTAGAATATCATATAATTCTAATATTCTTCATTTTTTGCAGGGGATTACTATCGGGATTCTTACCGTAATTATCATAGGATTAATTACCTCTATTTCTATGTATGTTTATTTGACTTATTTCAATTATGATCTGTTAAACTCTTACAAAGAGATAATGGATGAACAATTACGCACTAATAAAGAGACATATATAGAACAGTTTGATGAAAATATTTTCAACATGTTAATAGTTGAAAACCAAAGAATATCTCCTATAAAGTTAGCACAAAATGAATTTTTGAAAAAGAAATTATTAGTAGGTTTCTTCGTGACCATTATTGTTTCAGTAATAATGCGGAGGAGCCCGGTGGTTATTAATAAATGA
- a CDS encoding dihydroorotase: MKVLLRSVRLIHKSSPFHQKEVDILIEEGIIKKLVASGDVLDLKPGTQEIDAQGKLVSVGWFDMQASFSDPGEEHKEDIQSGTAAAMAGGFTEVALLPNTQPVIQTKSEIRYLKEVTGKPVKIHPIAAVTRDTKGEELTEMIDLHYAGAVAFSDGLNALWHTQVMLKALQYMQKMDSLLINRPEDMHLNKYGDMHEGLQSTILGMKGMPVLAETLAIERDLRLLEYVAEMSVGASPRLHFSNISSQDSVRLIREAKQKGLAVSCDVAAHQLYFTDEALADFDTNLRVNPPLRTEADRQALIEGVKDGTIDVIVSSHQPHDEESKKCEFEMAAFGMTGLQTVLPILNHVFSQDMLQDSLLEKITAAPRALLRSDQPAIEEGAKANITLFDLDTRWKLNGSSNKSKSKNSPFWDKELKGKVWGTFYQDLYWTDL, encoded by the coding sequence CTGTTAGGCTTATTCATAAAAGTTCTCCATTTCATCAAAAAGAAGTAGATATCCTGATTGAAGAGGGCATCATCAAGAAACTTGTAGCTTCAGGAGATGTTCTTGATCTAAAACCTGGTACCCAGGAGATTGATGCTCAAGGTAAGCTGGTTTCGGTAGGGTGGTTTGACATGCAGGCAAGTTTTAGTGACCCGGGAGAGGAGCATAAAGAAGATATTCAAAGCGGTACTGCCGCCGCAATGGCGGGAGGCTTTACCGAAGTGGCTCTACTGCCCAATACCCAGCCGGTAATACAGACCAAAAGTGAGATTCGCTATTTGAAGGAAGTTACCGGAAAACCGGTCAAGATACATCCGATAGCTGCAGTGACCCGTGATACCAAGGGAGAAGAACTCACAGAAATGATAGATCTGCACTATGCGGGAGCTGTTGCTTTTTCGGACGGACTGAATGCACTCTGGCATACGCAGGTGATGCTGAAAGCACTGCAATACATGCAGAAGATGGACAGTTTACTCATCAACCGTCCGGAAGATATGCATCTGAACAAATATGGGGATATGCATGAAGGATTGCAAAGCACCATTTTAGGCATGAAAGGCATGCCCGTGCTGGCAGAGACGCTTGCTATTGAAAGAGACTTGCGCTTGCTGGAATACGTAGCTGAAATGTCAGTAGGAGCATCGCCTCGTTTGCATTTCAGCAATATTTCGTCCCAGGACTCAGTCAGATTAATAAGAGAAGCCAAGCAAAAAGGATTAGCGGTAAGCTGCGATGTGGCAGCGCATCAGCTTTATTTTACGGATGAAGCCCTGGCTGATTTTGATACCAATCTGCGGGTAAACCCACCCTTGAGGACCGAAGCGGACCGACAGGCACTCATTGAAGGCGTAAAAGATGGAACCATAGATGTCATCGTATCCTCACATCAGCCTCATGATGAAGAAAGTAAGAAGTGCGAATTTGAAATGGCAGCCTTTGGAATGACCGGTTTGCAAACCGTACTGCCGATTCTTAATCATGTCTTTTCCCAGGATATGCTTCAGGATTCCTTATTGGAAAAAATAACTGCTGCGCCTAGGGCTTTATTGAGAAGCGATCAGCCTGCCATTGAAGAAGGAGCCAAAGCTAATATTACCTTATTTGACCTGGATACGCGGTGGAAATTAAATGGTAGTTCCAATAAGTCAAAGTCTAAAAATTCTCCATTCTGGGACAAGGAACTAAAAGGGAAGGTTTGGGGTACATTTTATCAGGACCTCTACTGGACGGATTTATAA